One part of the Malus sylvestris chromosome 2, drMalSylv7.2, whole genome shotgun sequence genome encodes these proteins:
- the LOC126595975 gene encoding putative disease resistance protein RGA3 isoform X1 encodes MEAAKVLEVLYTFPVEGILNSVASLAAQEISLFRGFKKELDELSESLMEIQEYLGDVAHQPQDRGVAVRNWVKKLKDVAHDANEVLEDINYEVLRRKVEIQDHMKKKVLNFFSLSNPILFRQKMAHKIRNISASLAVLKSKASFIGLTARRVDPTLPGMGNRETVSSFGHDEKIIGREKIVSDIIATLIESKNQEKNLSVKAIVGMGGLGKTTLAKSIFNDDAIGRHFQEKLWVCVSNTFEVNLILDGMLELLDPKNAGLKRREALLNNLKERLTGKRYILILDDVWNEDEHLWSNFKSCLSGLNSAPGSIALVTTRSARVASITETMPRCDLGFLPVEDCWSILKSKALSNGNVFPLDSDQERIGKDIAKKCAGLPLVAKVLGSVMRSNYSTREWLSILQSKIWELPNEEEKIMSVLKLSFDNLKLPFLKQCFAYCSMFRKDFKIERDNLVQLWIAQGYLHSSPNMSMEDIGNEYFNILLQNSLFQDAIEDEYGVITECKMHDLVHDLAEEVFKSESLMWNSDQMDDALEIQHVARISSTTLKRIPQGSVRRLRSLFVDWEVPSNIFQRFRALRMLNLSEAAIEDLPSSIGKLKQLRYLNISNTRIKKLSKSIGQLYNLQTLRMSGAWRLKTFAREMENLINLRHVYFDEYKEVPFGMTRLTHLQTLTSFILDRARRHRLDELGGLNGLKGRLAIGALEYVRDKEEAMKSNLVGKANLRKLELDWGRDHYANLDHDILEGLQPHPNLKSLAIRNFMGTKFASWMMSDLLPNLTEIILSMCKKCEAVPPLVRWPNLQSVLIDHCTNLKSLQIHNLPSLRKLVIERCTSLEESENIESTTSTTLQQQQQQQEDLSLNGCTSLRELTIDGYNGFTSILSGLHSCTSLRTMVIHDCRNLRTLSGHGLQTPVSLEKIEIQHCPNLEAIPSLDNLTSLTILNIMRCDGLISLPSGLAYCTSLTHLLVSYCPNLEDIPSLDNLTSLTELIIGDCDGLTSLPSGLAYCTSLTRLAVNYCSNLISLADHNVSSLQSLSSLYLSECGKLQYLPKGLHSLSRLEQLWIGAFCQELDSFPDFQVPSKVLTLYGWPKLKSLPQQIQHSASLTSLSISRFDGLEALPEWLGNLTSLTYLGILNCENLMYLPTVEAMQRLTKLHRLEIYWCPRLKERCDKDSGPEWPKISHIPDLRIRRLSLDD; translated from the exons TCGGTTGCTTCACTTGCTGCTCAAGAAATCAGTCTTTTCCGAGGATTCAAAAAAGAACTAGATGAGCTTTCTGAATCGTTAATGGAAATTCAAGAGTACTTAGGCGATGTTGCCCACCAACCACAGGATCGGGGCGTGGCAGTCAGAAACTGGGTCAAGAAACTGAAAGACGTAGCTCATGATGCCAATGAAGTCTTGGAGGACATCAACTACGAAGTTCTCCGGCGTAAAGTAGAAATTCAAGACCACATGAAGAAGAAGGTACTTAACTTCTTTTCGCTCTCCAATCCCATTTTATTTCGTCAAAAGATGGCACACAAAATTAGGAACATCAGTGCGTCACTGGCGGTTCTCAAGAGTAAGGCATCTTTCATTGGCTTAACTGCAAGGAGAGTAGATCCAACCCTTCCGGGTATGGGGAACAGAGAAACCGTCTCAAGCTTCGGTCATGATGAGAAGATCATCGGAAGGGAGAAGATTGTGTCGGATATCATTGCAACGTTGATCGAGTCCAAGAATCAGGAAAAGAACCTTTCGGTTAAGGCCATTGTGGGAATGGGGGGACTCGGAAAGACGACTTTGGCAAAATCAATATTCAATGATGATGCTATTGGTAGACATTTTCAGGAaaaattgtgggtgtgtgtgtccAACACTTTTGAGGTCAATTTGATTCTAGATGGGATGCTTGAATTGCTCGACCCAAAAAACGCTGGACTTAAACGTCGGGAAGCATTGCTGAATAACCTCAAAGAAAGGTTGACAGGGAAGAGATATATTCTGATACTCGACGATGTTTGGAATGAAGATGAGCATTTATGGAGCAATTTTAAGAGTTGTTTGTCAGGACTCAATTCTGCCCCCGGAAGCATTGCCCTTGTTACTACCCGCAGTGCTAGGGTTGCATCTATCACGGAGACAATGCCGAGGTGTGATTTGGGGTTCCTACCGGTGGAGGATTGTTGGTCCATATTAAAGAGTAAAGCATTATCAAATGGTAATGTTTTTCCTCTAGATTCAGATCAAGAGCGCATTGGAAAGGATATAGCTAAAAAGTGTGCTGGGTTACCATTGGTGGCAAAG GTTTTGGGAAGTGTGATGCGTTCTAACTATAGTACACGTGAATGGTTGTCAATTCTACAAAGTAAGATATGGGAATTACCAAATGAAGAGGAGAAAATCATGTCGGTTTTGAAGTTAAGTTTCGATAATTTGAAGTTGCCATTCTTGAAACAATGTTTTGCATATTGTTCAATGTTTAGAAAAGATTTTAAAATTGAACGAGATAACTTGGTCCAGCTCTGGATTGCTCAAGGATATCTCCATTCCTCTCCCAACATGAGCATGGAGGATATAGGCaatgaatattttaatattcTATTGCAAAACTCCTTATTTCAAGATGCTATAGAAGATGAGTACGGTGTTATTACCGAATGCAAGATGCACGATCTTGTGCATGATCTTGCAGAGGAAGTATTTAAATCTGAAAGCTTGATGTGGAACTCTGACCAGATGGATGATGCACTTGAGATTCAACATGTTGCACGAATTTCTTCCACGACACTTAAAAGAATTCCACAAGGGAGTGTCAGGAGATTGCGGTCGTTGTTTGTTGATTGGGAGGTCCCTAGTAACATCTTCCAAAGGTTTAGAGCTTTACGGATGTTGAATTTATCTGAGGCTGCAATAGAGGATTTGCCCAGCTCAATTGGAAAGTTGAAACAGTTGAGGTATCTCAACATTTCTAATACAAGAATAAAAAAACTCTCAAAATCTATTGGCCAGCTCTATAATCTTCAGACGTTAAGAATGTCAGGAGCATGGAGGCTTAAAACGTTTGCTAGGGAAATGGAAAATTTGATCAACTTGAGACATGTTTATTTTGATGAGTATAAGGAAGTTCCATTTGGGATGACAAGATTGACTCATCTGCAAACGCTAACTTCTTTTATTTTGGATAGAGCAAGGCGTCATAGACTTGATGAGCTAGGTGGGTTAAATGGATTGAAGGGGCGACTAGCTATTGGAGCATTGGAATATGTGAGAGACAAGGAAGAAGCAATGAAATCAAATTTAGTGGGAAAAGCAAACCTACGAAAATTGGAATTAGATTGGGGGAGGGACCATTATGCGAATCTTGACCATGATATTCTTGAAGGACTTCAACCGCACCCCAACTTAAAAAGCTTGGCAATTAGGAACTTCATGGGTACTAAATTTGCATCATGGATGATGAGTGATTTGTTGCCGAACTTAACAGAGATTATCCTATCCATGTGTAAAAAATGTGAAGCAGTCCCACCACTCGTACGCTGGCCGAATCTTCAAAGTGTTTTAATTGATCATTGCACCAATCTAAAATCCCTTCAAATTCACAATCTGCCCTCACTCCGCAAATTGGTTATTGAAAGATGTACGTCTCTTGAGGAGTCGGAAAATATAGAGTCGACGACTAGCACTACTcttcagcagcagcagcagcagcaggagGACTTGTCTTTAAACGGTTGCACATCCCTCCGTGAATTGACGATTGATGGCTACAATGGATTCACAAGTATACTGAGTGGGCTCCATTCTTGTACCAGTCTTCGCACAATGGTTATTCATGATTGTCGAAATTTGAGGACTTTGTCGGGTCATGGGCTACAAACCCCCGTCTCTCTTGAGAAGATTGAAATACAGCATTGCCCTAATCTAGAGGCTATTCCCAGTTTAGACAACCTCACGTCCCTCACTATATTGAATATTATGAGATGTGATGGATTAATAAGTCTACCGAGTGGGCTTGCATACTGCACATCTCTTACCCATTTGCTTGTCAGCTATTGCCCTAATCTAGAGGATATTCCCAGTTTAGACAACCTCACGTCCCTCACTGAGTTGATTATTGGGGACTGTGATGGATTAACAAGTCTACCGAGTGGGCTTGCATACTGCACATCTCTTACCCGTTTGGCTGTCAattattgctccaatttgatatCTCTGGCGGATCACAATGTGTCCAGCTTGCAATCTCTTTCCTCTTTATATTTATCTGAATGTGGGAAATTACAATATTTGCCCAAGGGGCTGCACTCTCTATCTCGTTTGGAACAGTTGTGGATCGGTGCCTTCTGCCAAGAGCTCGATTCTTTCCCTGATTTTCAGGTCCCATCGAAAGTATTAACATTGTACGGGTGGCCTAAGCTCAAGTCTCTGCCTCAGCAAATTCAACACTCTGCTTCTCTAACATCTTTGTCCATTTCTCGTTTCGATGGTCTGGAGGCTCTTCCAGAGTGGTTGGGCAACCTCACATCTCTTACATATTTGGGAATTTTGAATTGTGAGAACCTGATGTATCTGCCTACGGTCGAAGCTATGCAACGCCTAACCAAATTACATCGTCTAGAGATTTACTGGTGTCCCCGTCTGAAAGAAAGATGCGACAAGGACAGCGGCCCAGAATGGCCAAAGATTTCTCACATTCCAGATCTGag AATTAGACGATTGTCACTTGATGATTGA
- the LOC126595975 gene encoding putative disease resistance protein RGA3 isoform X3: MEAAKVLEVLYTFPVEGILNSVASLAAQEISLFRGFKKELDELSESLMEIQEYLGDVAHQPQDRGVAVRNWVKKLKDVAHDANEVLEDINYEVLRRKVEIQDHMKKKVLNFFSLSNPILFRQKMAHKIRNISASLAVLKSKASFIGLTARRVDPTLPGMGNRETVSSFGHDEKIIGREKIVSDIIATLIESKNQEKNLSVKAIVGMGGLGKTTLAKSIFNDDAIGRHFQEKLWVCVSNTFEVNLILDGMLELLDPKNAGLKRREALLNNLKERLTGKRYILILDDVWNEDEHLWSNFKSCLSGLNSAPGSIALVTTRSARVASITETMPRCDLGFLPVEDCWSILKSKALSNGNVFPLDSDQERIGKDIAKKCAGLPLVAKVLGSVMRSNYSTREWLSILQSKIWELPNEEEKIMSVLKLSFDNLKLPFLKQCFAYCSMFRKDFKIERDNLVQLWIAQGYLHSSPNMSMEDIGNEYFNILLQNSLFQDAIEDEYGVITECKMHDLVHDLAEEVFKSESLMWNSDQMDDALEIQHVARISSTTLKRIPQGSVRRLRSLFVDWEVPSNIFQRFRALRMLNLSEAAIEDLPSSIGKLKQLRYLNISNTRIKKLSKSIGQLYNLQTLRMSGAWRLKTFAREMENLINLRHVYFDEYKEVPFGMTRLTHLQTLTSFILDRARRHRLDELGGLNGLKGRLAIGALEYVRDKEEAMKSNLVGKANLRKLELDWGRDHYANLDHDILEGLQPHPNLKSLAIRNFMGTKFASWMMSDLLPNLTEIILSMCKKCEAVPPLVRWPNLQSVLIDHCTNLKSLQIHNLPSLRKLVIERCTSLEESENIESTTSTTLQQQQQQQEDLSLNGCTSLRELTIDGYNGFTSILSGLHSCTSLRTMVIHDCRNLRTLSGHGLQTPVSLEKIEIQHCPNLEAIPSLDNLTSLTELIIGDCDGLTSLPSGLAYCTSLTRLAVNYCSNLISLADHNVSSLQSLSSLYLSECGKLQYLPKGLHSLSRLEQLWIGAFCQELDSFPDFQVPSKVLTLYGWPKLKSLPQQIQHSASLTSLSISRFDGLEALPEWLGNLTSLTYLGILNCENLMYLPTVEAMQRLTKLHRLEIYWCPRLKERCDKDSGPEWPKISHIPDLRIRRLSLDD, translated from the exons TCGGTTGCTTCACTTGCTGCTCAAGAAATCAGTCTTTTCCGAGGATTCAAAAAAGAACTAGATGAGCTTTCTGAATCGTTAATGGAAATTCAAGAGTACTTAGGCGATGTTGCCCACCAACCACAGGATCGGGGCGTGGCAGTCAGAAACTGGGTCAAGAAACTGAAAGACGTAGCTCATGATGCCAATGAAGTCTTGGAGGACATCAACTACGAAGTTCTCCGGCGTAAAGTAGAAATTCAAGACCACATGAAGAAGAAGGTACTTAACTTCTTTTCGCTCTCCAATCCCATTTTATTTCGTCAAAAGATGGCACACAAAATTAGGAACATCAGTGCGTCACTGGCGGTTCTCAAGAGTAAGGCATCTTTCATTGGCTTAACTGCAAGGAGAGTAGATCCAACCCTTCCGGGTATGGGGAACAGAGAAACCGTCTCAAGCTTCGGTCATGATGAGAAGATCATCGGAAGGGAGAAGATTGTGTCGGATATCATTGCAACGTTGATCGAGTCCAAGAATCAGGAAAAGAACCTTTCGGTTAAGGCCATTGTGGGAATGGGGGGACTCGGAAAGACGACTTTGGCAAAATCAATATTCAATGATGATGCTATTGGTAGACATTTTCAGGAaaaattgtgggtgtgtgtgtccAACACTTTTGAGGTCAATTTGATTCTAGATGGGATGCTTGAATTGCTCGACCCAAAAAACGCTGGACTTAAACGTCGGGAAGCATTGCTGAATAACCTCAAAGAAAGGTTGACAGGGAAGAGATATATTCTGATACTCGACGATGTTTGGAATGAAGATGAGCATTTATGGAGCAATTTTAAGAGTTGTTTGTCAGGACTCAATTCTGCCCCCGGAAGCATTGCCCTTGTTACTACCCGCAGTGCTAGGGTTGCATCTATCACGGAGACAATGCCGAGGTGTGATTTGGGGTTCCTACCGGTGGAGGATTGTTGGTCCATATTAAAGAGTAAAGCATTATCAAATGGTAATGTTTTTCCTCTAGATTCAGATCAAGAGCGCATTGGAAAGGATATAGCTAAAAAGTGTGCTGGGTTACCATTGGTGGCAAAG GTTTTGGGAAGTGTGATGCGTTCTAACTATAGTACACGTGAATGGTTGTCAATTCTACAAAGTAAGATATGGGAATTACCAAATGAAGAGGAGAAAATCATGTCGGTTTTGAAGTTAAGTTTCGATAATTTGAAGTTGCCATTCTTGAAACAATGTTTTGCATATTGTTCAATGTTTAGAAAAGATTTTAAAATTGAACGAGATAACTTGGTCCAGCTCTGGATTGCTCAAGGATATCTCCATTCCTCTCCCAACATGAGCATGGAGGATATAGGCaatgaatattttaatattcTATTGCAAAACTCCTTATTTCAAGATGCTATAGAAGATGAGTACGGTGTTATTACCGAATGCAAGATGCACGATCTTGTGCATGATCTTGCAGAGGAAGTATTTAAATCTGAAAGCTTGATGTGGAACTCTGACCAGATGGATGATGCACTTGAGATTCAACATGTTGCACGAATTTCTTCCACGACACTTAAAAGAATTCCACAAGGGAGTGTCAGGAGATTGCGGTCGTTGTTTGTTGATTGGGAGGTCCCTAGTAACATCTTCCAAAGGTTTAGAGCTTTACGGATGTTGAATTTATCTGAGGCTGCAATAGAGGATTTGCCCAGCTCAATTGGAAAGTTGAAACAGTTGAGGTATCTCAACATTTCTAATACAAGAATAAAAAAACTCTCAAAATCTATTGGCCAGCTCTATAATCTTCAGACGTTAAGAATGTCAGGAGCATGGAGGCTTAAAACGTTTGCTAGGGAAATGGAAAATTTGATCAACTTGAGACATGTTTATTTTGATGAGTATAAGGAAGTTCCATTTGGGATGACAAGATTGACTCATCTGCAAACGCTAACTTCTTTTATTTTGGATAGAGCAAGGCGTCATAGACTTGATGAGCTAGGTGGGTTAAATGGATTGAAGGGGCGACTAGCTATTGGAGCATTGGAATATGTGAGAGACAAGGAAGAAGCAATGAAATCAAATTTAGTGGGAAAAGCAAACCTACGAAAATTGGAATTAGATTGGGGGAGGGACCATTATGCGAATCTTGACCATGATATTCTTGAAGGACTTCAACCGCACCCCAACTTAAAAAGCTTGGCAATTAGGAACTTCATGGGTACTAAATTTGCATCATGGATGATGAGTGATTTGTTGCCGAACTTAACAGAGATTATCCTATCCATGTGTAAAAAATGTGAAGCAGTCCCACCACTCGTACGCTGGCCGAATCTTCAAAGTGTTTTAATTGATCATTGCACCAATCTAAAATCCCTTCAAATTCACAATCTGCCCTCACTCCGCAAATTGGTTATTGAAAGATGTACGTCTCTTGAGGAGTCGGAAAATATAGAGTCGACGACTAGCACTACTcttcagcagcagcagcagcagcaggagGACTTGTCTTTAAACGGTTGCACATCCCTCCGTGAATTGACGATTGATGGCTACAATGGATTCACAAGTATACTGAGTGGGCTCCATTCTTGTACCAGTCTTCGCACAATGGTTATTCATGATTGTCGAAATTTGAGGACTTTGTCGGGTCATGGGCTACAAACCCCCGTCTCTCTTGAGAAGATTGAAATACAGCATTGCCCTAATCTAGAGGCTATTCCCAGTTTAGACAAC CTCACGTCCCTCACTGAGTTGATTATTGGGGACTGTGATGGATTAACAAGTCTACCGAGTGGGCTTGCATACTGCACATCTCTTACCCGTTTGGCTGTCAattattgctccaatttgatatCTCTGGCGGATCACAATGTGTCCAGCTTGCAATCTCTTTCCTCTTTATATTTATCTGAATGTGGGAAATTACAATATTTGCCCAAGGGGCTGCACTCTCTATCTCGTTTGGAACAGTTGTGGATCGGTGCCTTCTGCCAAGAGCTCGATTCTTTCCCTGATTTTCAGGTCCCATCGAAAGTATTAACATTGTACGGGTGGCCTAAGCTCAAGTCTCTGCCTCAGCAAATTCAACACTCTGCTTCTCTAACATCTTTGTCCATTTCTCGTTTCGATGGTCTGGAGGCTCTTCCAGAGTGGTTGGGCAACCTCACATCTCTTACATATTTGGGAATTTTGAATTGTGAGAACCTGATGTATCTGCCTACGGTCGAAGCTATGCAACGCCTAACCAAATTACATCGTCTAGAGATTTACTGGTGTCCCCGTCTGAAAGAAAGATGCGACAAGGACAGCGGCCCAGAATGGCCAAAGATTTCTCACATTCCAGATCTGag AATTAGACGATTGTCACTTGATGATTGA
- the LOC126595975 gene encoding putative disease resistance protein RGA3 isoform X2, producing MEAAKVLEVLYTFPVEGILNSVASLAAQEISLFRGFKKELDELSESLMEIQEYLGDVAHQPQDRGVAVRNWVKKLKDVAHDANEVLEDINYEVLRRKVEIQDHMKKKVLNFFSLSNPILFRQKMAHKIRNISASLAVLKSKASFIGLTARRVDPTLPGMGNRETVSSFGHDEKIIGREKIVSDIIATLIESKNQEKNLSVKAIVGMGGLGKTTLAKSIFNDDAIGRHFQEKLWVCVSNTFEVNLILDGMLELLDPKNAGLKRREALLNNLKERLTGKRYILILDDVWNEDEHLWSNFKSCLSGLNSAPGSIALVTTRSARVASITETMPRCDLGFLPVEDCWSILKSKALSNGNVFPLDSDQERIGKDIAKKCAGLPLVAKVLGSVMRSNYSTREWLSILQSKIWELPNEEEKIMSVLKLSFDNLKLPFLKQCFAYCSMFRKDFKIERDNLVQLWIAQGYLHSSPNMSMEDIGNEYFNILLQNSLFQDAIEDEYGVITECKMHDLVHDLAEEVFKSESLMWNSDQMDDALEIQHVARISSTTLKRIPQGSVRRLRSLFVDWEVPSNIFQRFRALRMLNLSEAAIEDLPSSIGKLKQLRYLNISNTRIKKLSKSIGQLYNLQTLRMSGAWRLKTFAREMENLINLRHVYFDEYKEVPFGMTRLTHLQTLTSFILDRARRHRLDELGGLNGLKGRLAIGALEYVRDKEEAMKSNLVGKANLRKLELDWGRDHYANLDHDILEGLQPHPNLKSLAIRNFMGTKFASWMMSDLLPNLTEIILSMCKKCEAVPPLVRWPNLQSVLIDHCTNLKSLQIHNLPSLRKLVIERCTSLEESENIESTTSTTLQQQQQQQEDLSLNGCTSLRELTIDGYNGFTSILSGLHSCTSLRTMVIHDCRNLRTLSGHGLQTPVSLEKIEIQHCPNLEAIPSLDNLTSLTILNIMRCDGLISLPSGLAYCTSLTHLLVSYCPNLEDIPSLDNLTSLTELIIGDCDGLTSLPSGLAYCTSLTRLAVNYCSNLISLADHNVSSLQSLSSLYLSECGKLQYLPKGLHSLSRLEQLWIGAFCQELDSFPDFQVPSKVLTLYGWPKLKSLPQQIQHSASLTSLSISRFDGLEALPEWLGNLTSLTYLGILNCENLMYLPTVEAMQRLTKLHRLEIYWCPRLKERCDKDSGPEWPKISHIPDLRK from the exons TCGGTTGCTTCACTTGCTGCTCAAGAAATCAGTCTTTTCCGAGGATTCAAAAAAGAACTAGATGAGCTTTCTGAATCGTTAATGGAAATTCAAGAGTACTTAGGCGATGTTGCCCACCAACCACAGGATCGGGGCGTGGCAGTCAGAAACTGGGTCAAGAAACTGAAAGACGTAGCTCATGATGCCAATGAAGTCTTGGAGGACATCAACTACGAAGTTCTCCGGCGTAAAGTAGAAATTCAAGACCACATGAAGAAGAAGGTACTTAACTTCTTTTCGCTCTCCAATCCCATTTTATTTCGTCAAAAGATGGCACACAAAATTAGGAACATCAGTGCGTCACTGGCGGTTCTCAAGAGTAAGGCATCTTTCATTGGCTTAACTGCAAGGAGAGTAGATCCAACCCTTCCGGGTATGGGGAACAGAGAAACCGTCTCAAGCTTCGGTCATGATGAGAAGATCATCGGAAGGGAGAAGATTGTGTCGGATATCATTGCAACGTTGATCGAGTCCAAGAATCAGGAAAAGAACCTTTCGGTTAAGGCCATTGTGGGAATGGGGGGACTCGGAAAGACGACTTTGGCAAAATCAATATTCAATGATGATGCTATTGGTAGACATTTTCAGGAaaaattgtgggtgtgtgtgtccAACACTTTTGAGGTCAATTTGATTCTAGATGGGATGCTTGAATTGCTCGACCCAAAAAACGCTGGACTTAAACGTCGGGAAGCATTGCTGAATAACCTCAAAGAAAGGTTGACAGGGAAGAGATATATTCTGATACTCGACGATGTTTGGAATGAAGATGAGCATTTATGGAGCAATTTTAAGAGTTGTTTGTCAGGACTCAATTCTGCCCCCGGAAGCATTGCCCTTGTTACTACCCGCAGTGCTAGGGTTGCATCTATCACGGAGACAATGCCGAGGTGTGATTTGGGGTTCCTACCGGTGGAGGATTGTTGGTCCATATTAAAGAGTAAAGCATTATCAAATGGTAATGTTTTTCCTCTAGATTCAGATCAAGAGCGCATTGGAAAGGATATAGCTAAAAAGTGTGCTGGGTTACCATTGGTGGCAAAG GTTTTGGGAAGTGTGATGCGTTCTAACTATAGTACACGTGAATGGTTGTCAATTCTACAAAGTAAGATATGGGAATTACCAAATGAAGAGGAGAAAATCATGTCGGTTTTGAAGTTAAGTTTCGATAATTTGAAGTTGCCATTCTTGAAACAATGTTTTGCATATTGTTCAATGTTTAGAAAAGATTTTAAAATTGAACGAGATAACTTGGTCCAGCTCTGGATTGCTCAAGGATATCTCCATTCCTCTCCCAACATGAGCATGGAGGATATAGGCaatgaatattttaatattcTATTGCAAAACTCCTTATTTCAAGATGCTATAGAAGATGAGTACGGTGTTATTACCGAATGCAAGATGCACGATCTTGTGCATGATCTTGCAGAGGAAGTATTTAAATCTGAAAGCTTGATGTGGAACTCTGACCAGATGGATGATGCACTTGAGATTCAACATGTTGCACGAATTTCTTCCACGACACTTAAAAGAATTCCACAAGGGAGTGTCAGGAGATTGCGGTCGTTGTTTGTTGATTGGGAGGTCCCTAGTAACATCTTCCAAAGGTTTAGAGCTTTACGGATGTTGAATTTATCTGAGGCTGCAATAGAGGATTTGCCCAGCTCAATTGGAAAGTTGAAACAGTTGAGGTATCTCAACATTTCTAATACAAGAATAAAAAAACTCTCAAAATCTATTGGCCAGCTCTATAATCTTCAGACGTTAAGAATGTCAGGAGCATGGAGGCTTAAAACGTTTGCTAGGGAAATGGAAAATTTGATCAACTTGAGACATGTTTATTTTGATGAGTATAAGGAAGTTCCATTTGGGATGACAAGATTGACTCATCTGCAAACGCTAACTTCTTTTATTTTGGATAGAGCAAGGCGTCATAGACTTGATGAGCTAGGTGGGTTAAATGGATTGAAGGGGCGACTAGCTATTGGAGCATTGGAATATGTGAGAGACAAGGAAGAAGCAATGAAATCAAATTTAGTGGGAAAAGCAAACCTACGAAAATTGGAATTAGATTGGGGGAGGGACCATTATGCGAATCTTGACCATGATATTCTTGAAGGACTTCAACCGCACCCCAACTTAAAAAGCTTGGCAATTAGGAACTTCATGGGTACTAAATTTGCATCATGGATGATGAGTGATTTGTTGCCGAACTTAACAGAGATTATCCTATCCATGTGTAAAAAATGTGAAGCAGTCCCACCACTCGTACGCTGGCCGAATCTTCAAAGTGTTTTAATTGATCATTGCACCAATCTAAAATCCCTTCAAATTCACAATCTGCCCTCACTCCGCAAATTGGTTATTGAAAGATGTACGTCTCTTGAGGAGTCGGAAAATATAGAGTCGACGACTAGCACTACTcttcagcagcagcagcagcagcaggagGACTTGTCTTTAAACGGTTGCACATCCCTCCGTGAATTGACGATTGATGGCTACAATGGATTCACAAGTATACTGAGTGGGCTCCATTCTTGTACCAGTCTTCGCACAATGGTTATTCATGATTGTCGAAATTTGAGGACTTTGTCGGGTCATGGGCTACAAACCCCCGTCTCTCTTGAGAAGATTGAAATACAGCATTGCCCTAATCTAGAGGCTATTCCCAGTTTAGACAACCTCACGTCCCTCACTATATTGAATATTATGAGATGTGATGGATTAATAAGTCTACCGAGTGGGCTTGCATACTGCACATCTCTTACCCATTTGCTTGTCAGCTATTGCCCTAATCTAGAGGATATTCCCAGTTTAGACAACCTCACGTCCCTCACTGAGTTGATTATTGGGGACTGTGATGGATTAACAAGTCTACCGAGTGGGCTTGCATACTGCACATCTCTTACCCGTTTGGCTGTCAattattgctccaatttgatatCTCTGGCGGATCACAATGTGTCCAGCTTGCAATCTCTTTCCTCTTTATATTTATCTGAATGTGGGAAATTACAATATTTGCCCAAGGGGCTGCACTCTCTATCTCGTTTGGAACAGTTGTGGATCGGTGCCTTCTGCCAAGAGCTCGATTCTTTCCCTGATTTTCAGGTCCCATCGAAAGTATTAACATTGTACGGGTGGCCTAAGCTCAAGTCTCTGCCTCAGCAAATTCAACACTCTGCTTCTCTAACATCTTTGTCCATTTCTCGTTTCGATGGTCTGGAGGCTCTTCCAGAGTGGTTGGGCAACCTCACATCTCTTACATATTTGGGAATTTTGAATTGTGAGAACCTGATGTATCTGCCTACGGTCGAAGCTATGCAACGCCTAACCAAATTACATCGTCTAGAGATTTACTGGTGTCCCCGTCTGAAAGAAAGATGCGACAAGGACAGCGGCCCAGAATGGCCAAAGATTTCTCACATTCCAGATCTGag